The Gossypium hirsutum isolate 1008001.06 chromosome D03, Gossypium_hirsutum_v2.1, whole genome shotgun sequence genomic interval TATACCAAAGTAGTGGAGGTAAACAATTGGAAAAACATTTTTGCTAATGATTGGTTAGTGTTACCTTCTTAAATTATTACAGTAAgatatttatctaattattataagtaatgaataaaaattttaattgttgatTATGTATAATGTATTATTATGGTAATTAAATATGGGATTTCTCATCTGAGTTTTCTATTAAGGTGGAGTTCGGCTAAAGATTATGggtcatttttttttaattgaacaaatgattttttttaggtttattttatgaaaacatattagtgtagaataaaaaataattaattacttttttttcaaaaatatattttacattttctaaggcgtgaaaaattatattttaaatttcaatttagaacATTTGACTGCTATCACATTAAAGCAGGAGCCATGCACATACTAAACTTCTTTTTGAACCCAATATTTGGTTTATTGGTCAACGACATTTACTCCATATCAATGTCTTGGGGTTAAACTGCAAGAATCGCATGTTAGTAGCGTATGTGCGTACGTATGGCAATGATTTGCCTCTACCCATAATGTGAGTTGTAAAAAagaaacacattaaaaaaaaaaagaaaagaaaaggtgtaCTCCGTGCATGACATTTGACAATGGTGCTAGAAATAGATAATAATAGAGTGAAAAACATCCTATTAATTTCTGCTAAAAATTTTTCCGTTGAACATTCCATGTCTGTTCACGAACATGTTCAGAATTTCGAGGACAGATGTAAGACtaacacaaaataaataaagcaaaatcATGCTTGCCTGAGTTAGTTGTAAACTTAGAGAACAAGCATCCTATAGTTTCCTAAAAGCTCAGAGGAAATGGCAATGACAACTTTGTACTGTAATGCATAGGCCTAAAGCCAAACTAGCTTATATCATAAAACCAGTGTTTTCAGCCCATCGTCATAAAACTCAAGTTACAAAGTTCCagaattgaaatttttataagcAAGCTCGATTTCTTCCTCCGTCATCTTGATTGTTTCATCACTGTCGTAACCTGATGCAAAAATGACTTTGGTTTCACCCTTGTTGCCTTCTTCACCTCCATCAGTCTTTGGCCTTTTTCTTTTCAAAGAACCACTGTTTATCCGGCTTAGTTCATCCTCGTATATTTGCTTGCATACCTTGGCCTCTCTCAAAAGATCTTCCTTGGTGAGTGAGCCATGGTTACTGCCATCAAAGATGGCAAGCTCCTTGACCACACGAGGGATGAAGCTCCACTGCTCGGTAATTTGCTGCACATCCTGAACTACAAACGAAATGATAATTGTTTGGGGCAAGGTAAtggtacaaataaataaattttatccaTAATATACTGGATGCATTGTCAGCTATAAACATTCATTTGAATAGTTTTTTGTTTTATTGATGGAGGATATCATCCATTTTAACAGGATGATATTACAAGAAGTTCCAACTTCACGGTTACTATCACCACTGCATAGGTTTTAATGTGCATCGCAAGAGGTGCCAGATGAAGGAGAAAAAAGAGGTTGCACCATTAAGATAACTAATATGTATAACTTCAACACTGCTAAGCCAACAAAGTCTTAGCTCGGCAGACATTATTGCTGTTGCAACAACCTGGAGGACATAAGTTTGATGTGCTTAAGCATGCATTAACTTCCAGTttagggttttttctttttttggggggggtgATTATGGGTGCTTTGAGCATTATATCAAAAAACTTCAACACTGCTGAAAGTGTAAGAAAATCATGAAGAAACAACTCGTCAATAACTGAAAATAAGAGGGAAAATTTTCCAAGACTCCATCTGTAGAATAGCGAGCTGCAAAGAGAAGGTAAATGATATAAGAGAACATAACGACTCTTGTCGTTTCCCCACTTTTGGTACAATGGAGACCACAACCTAGGAAAATATGGGAATAGATTGCAGATGTCAGGGATTTGAACCCTAAACCTACTAAACACTACCTCTTAAAGGTAGTTACCCGAACCACCTGTGCTAATCTCTGGATGTTCTATAACACTTCCGTAATATGCTTAAATCATCAAAGATAAGAAATGTAGCAAAGTTGAGGCTCATGGCATGCAGTCAAATAAAACAGTAACGAATTAAGATCCCTTCTTTCAGGAGAATAAATGCAGCTTCCTGAGCACAGCAAACCTGCTTTTGCGCAAGACAATCTATGGCATCTTGCAAACAAGTTAAGATCCCTTCTCCAGCTACTTGCTTTATCTCCTGCGGTTCTGGCTGTCAAAAGACAAGATAGAAATCAGGCTAGCACAATAGATATTGGAAGCCTACACGAACAAGATAGGAGAGGATAGATCAAACATATCAGCTGAAAATGAAATCAATAAATGCCATTTGCCTTTTCCTCTTGACTCTCCAGCCATGAAATAGTTTCATTAAAATCATCCATTACCCACTTCTTCACTTTAGGAGGAGAAAATCTGTCCTGTGCAAGCTGAGATACTTTATTCTGAAAAATATATAATCACTGATAAATGTAGGAAATATATAGTCATATTTTAAACTCAGGGATAATGGAATTTGTAAACAGGCAGAATTGTAGAGAAAAGATTATTGTTGTGTGCTATTCATCTCAGAAGTGAAGAATTTATACATGTTACAGAGgatagaaaaaggaaagaaatcagaAAAACAAGTCCCTACAAATCAATTCTATGATCCCTACAAATCAGCTCTATGAATCAGCAAAAGATCATGTACAAACTGTTACATAGAAGAAAAGGGGATGTCAATCTTAAAGTAGGTAATTAATAGATATGGAAAGACAACTAAAAGAATAAAAACGAAAGTGCAAATCAAACTCTATCTTTATAACAAGAAAATGATACCTTGGAGGGACCAAAAGTTGTCTTTGATTGTGTTTCTTCAACCTTCTTGTAAGATTTTGTTAATGACGATCCTTGTTTTTCTGCAAGCACCCCTAAATTAAGAACATAGGCTTCTTATATATGctaaaaaatagaaatacagaTAACATTAAAGAAAAGCATGGTGTGCAGGGAAGACACAAATATAATTACATTAGATGAACACATTGCATTAGTCTCCAATGATGCACAAACATTTTTTTGTTAGAAATTGAATGCAATCTGACTTATTCCAGCCACTGGAATGATTAATCACAGTTGGAAAATTTCATAGTTATCAAGAAGCCATGTACGGCTCGTAGAGTCATTCTTCTCGATCTCTCAATTCGCACACAATTAGTGAAATATTGGCTCACTTCTGTAGCCTAACCCCCTGATGGAAGATCTAAAAGAGTAGGGGCCAACGGTTCTATACTTCAATCGGACAACTCAATCAGTTCCAAACGAGTTCCCTCCTTAAGCAAAGAAAGAAGGCCATGCTTGTTACGATGGATGAAAAGGAGTGAGGATGAATAATTTGTTAATCTAATGGTTAAGCTACAAAGTAGGAAAGTAGTTATGAGCCTTAACCATTGGATTAACGAATTTTCCATTTGTACCAAGCTCAATTTTAACTTGTAAATGTCCTTACATTCTTTTGCAAAGCTCAATTTTCACAAAAGGTATCTTAAAACTCACCTGCTAAAGCTTTTTACATGTATGTTCAATAATAAGCAACTAATGATTCAAATAAGTGAGAGAAAACAAGTTCGAAAACGTTGCCTTGGGTGGTTATGACGAGGAACAAGGCTAAAAAAGGTACTAACACAGTTTCATGAGAATAAATAGTCTTTAGTCAACGAAGGCTCTaatgtataataatttaataactagtCTTTACTCAAAAGGCAAGAGAAAAAAAACAGGTACTATCACAGCATTACCTTCACTAGTTTCATGAGAAATGCTACTTCTTCGCCAAGGTTTCCCAGCATGCATGAGGTAAGGATCAATATCGACAAGCTTTTTCTGTGCATAACATTCTAATATCCATTCCTAAGGCAAGGCAAAGTAGATACCATCAGACTAACAGGTAAAAGTTTAAACAAACAAGAGAAAATAGCTTGTGGTGAATCTCATATATTATAAACACAAAATGTGCTCTCCTTCATTATAATTCTAATACGAGAAACAACCATGGAAACTCCTCTGCTAACAAATCCCTTGCAATTGCTTTCAGCATTGAAAAAAATTCCTGTTCCCATATCACACCATACACAAATTCTATCATCCACGTAATAAATAATAGCTTAAGAGGAAATAGGAATAAGCAGGCACCATTCAAAAAATCAGAAATTCCTACAGTCAGAATTTAATATTTCAGCTGAATAGTAGATTAGATACCTCAACAAAAAATTGGGGACCATCAACCTCAGATTCTCCTAATGTAGGAATTTAAGATCTCGGATAAATAGAAGATTGGATAGTTTAAACCAAAGATTGGAGGCTATCAACGTCAGATCCTCCTATTGTTGGAATTAAAGGTTTCAACTAAATAGAAGATTGAATAGCTCAACTAGAAATCAGAGACTATATCAACTTAGTCATAGATGATACACTGGACGTGGTAAATGAGTATAGCTCAGCAGTTTATATTACCTTTGATATAATTGTTCCACAATCAGCTTCAACTTGTCGAAACTTCGGGgtattttgaaaagcacataccAAAAGCGTGCAATTTGAATTCCAGTCAGGCAGATATTCAGCTCCCATTGCCAAAGCCTGGGAACGCAATGTACTACGTTCCGGATTAACAAATCCTGACAATACAAAGACCACCCCTTCCTGCACAGAAAGAAACAAATCAAATACAAATCCATTAGCTTGATCATAGAAAATAAGAACATCAATCCACATCATTACAATTCAGTACCAAAAGTTTGGAAAAGTTGGTGTTGTTAGAACTAGAAGCATGCCCCTTATCATGTCCTTTAGCATCATTGGACTTGTTTCCATGGGATTTACTTTCATTCTCTCTTGAACTCATCCATGATGGAAGATTTCGAGTCTGGGTCTTTCCAGCACCGCCACCTTGGCTTGTTTTTGAATCAGACATATCAAATAGACCACCTTAACAACTGTAATAAATTCAGCTGGATTATTTTTGATACCATGAAAGCAAGCTGTTTCAGAAAGCAACAATTAAAGCAAGCTGTTTCAGAAAGCAATAATTAATCAGAAACAAGTGGAGAAAGCTTTCACTTCAAAGTTGAAACCAAGTGTAAGAAGGCTAAAGCGACTGCGAAGAAAAGGGGTTCTGAAATAATTACATTATATTAGCATTACATGTCAAATCAATAGTCGAAAAAAGATCAATTCATAAGATGATTGAATAAATTTCTGTAAaccaaaaagaagaaattgaatgaGTAATTAAGGCTGGAACAAAAAATTCAAAAGGGGAAGAGGAAATTCAACCTGTTTTTCTTCAGTTTGAAATTGAAAACTGAAGGGAATTGTGCGTTAGAAAGAAGGTTATGGCTGTGCTTTGCTGTGATTTTTAAATAGGAATAGCTACAGGATGACCTTCAAGAGTCGAGGAATACTCGTCTTtgaaactaattttaaatatGCTACTCACTGAGAATGCTCTGCTGCACCCAATGTTTCTTGCGTTTAACTTGACGGAGTAATGTGTCGGGTTCGAATACTGCCCTTCactcttttttagaaaagtaaAAAGATATTAACTTGTGTTTAAAGGATGGATTTGTTTTATGATAATATTAATTCTTCCGCCATGCTTTCCTTGGAAGTTAATCTATTAAATGAGGCTTATTTAATCCGTTTGAATTGGCTTAACTCATGAAACATGGAGAAATTCATCTCAGTGAAACACTCCAGTAAAACTAAAGTTACCAGGATAATTAATGTAAATTATAAGGGATAaaaatgtatagagtttaaaCCCCTTGGGactttaattttcattttgtagATAGACACTAATCTCAGTCattgatataatttaatttgtacCCTTGGAtttaggggagctcaactataaattgAGGTCTCCCTTTTCATTTGTAATCATcccattgtattttattattgagttaaagaatatatattgagagcatttactcaaacacttggtgtgcatTGCTTCCTTGTGACTTTTCAATTCTCTCGTTGCTCTTTCATTTCGAGTTGCTTCCGCTTTATTTTCAGTGCTTGAAGAGAATTTCTATTGAGAATTCTCACTTTGTGAGAATTAAAGAATATATATTGAGAACATTTACTTAAACACTTGGTGTGCATTGCTTCTTTGTGGCTTTTCAGttctctcgtttctttttcatttcGAGTTGCTTCTGCTTTATTTTCTGTGCTTGAAGAGAATTTCTATTGAGAATTCTCACTTTGTGAGAATTAAAGAATATATATCgaaagcatttactcaaacacttggtgtgcttTGCTTCCTTGTGGCTTTTCAGTTCTCTCGTTACTCTTTCATTTCGAGTTGCTTCCGCTTTATTTTCAGTGCTTGAAGAGACTTTCTATTGAGAATTCTCACTTTGTGAGAATTAAAGAATATATATTGAGAATATTTACTTAAACACTTGGTGTGGATTGCTTCCTTATGGCTTTTCAGTTCTCTCGTTGCTTTTTCATTTCGAGTTGCTTCCGCTTTATTTTCTGTGCTTGAAGAGAATTTCTATTGAGAATTCTCACTTTGCGAGAATTAAAGAATatatattgagagcatttactcaaacacttggtgtgcatTGCTTCCTTGTGGCTTTTTAGTTCTCTCGTTGCTCTTTCATTTCGAGTTGCTCCTGCTTTATTTTCAGTGCGTGAAGAGAATTTCTATTGAGAATTCTCACTTTGCGAGAGCTAGATCGACTTAAACAAATTTGAATCCAAGAAACCActtaaggccgcacggattgcgagacgaaagttCTAGCCTCGTGATAGTTGGTATCCGAGTTAGTGTTCAAAAGTGTTGGTTGAGATGTCGAAAGGAGTAGATGAGCAAGTTGAGCCAATGGAGACTCGTGGAGGGTAGGAAAGGTAGTCAATCGAGGGATATGCTATCAAATTTAGATGTCAGGGTGGTCAAACTTGAGGTCTCCATGGGTGATGTGAAGGAGACTCTTAAGGAAGTTGATGAGTGTACCACAGAGTTGTAATCGAGGCAAGGTGTAACAACCCAGAAGTTAGTGGTGTCGGAAAGTGTGGTTTCAAAACCCCGATTTCATAAAtcagacttgtaaatatttttattaaatatttatggagctaTAATTGAAGTGAATTGAATTAGGGTCgggtaattttactaaaataggaCTTAATTAGCATATATGGGCTAAAtcgcataagtgataaaagtgtgaattgttaataaattataaGGTAGAACATAGCTAAGGGACTTATAAAGTAATTAAACCAATTTTAAATGGTAGTCGACAGTAGTATGGCTTTATATGGTTAAATTTtgtgataaaattaaattataaaatgaaaattaatttaatttaataaaacatgaaaaCATTAGTGGATTGAAAGAAAAACATTCATTCTCTTTTCAATTCTCAATATTTTGAAATCAAAAGAAGAGAATAAGAAGACGAAACTACAAGGGCTTAAAAAATTTCAAGCCTGATTTGGTTAGTTCAGTTTAGTCATTTTTtcgtaatttttctatttttagaatCCCGATAGTTCGAGCTAGCTGACctatgttataatttttaatattgttaaagATTGTGAATTTTACCCTTTGTTGGATAGTTAAAGTTTTTAGTggtatttagatagattttaagtttagtatTGAAGAATGACTAAACTGTGAA includes:
- the LOC107949576 gene encoding DNA-repair protein XRCC1 isoform X3; protein product: MSDSKTSQGGGAGKTQTRNLPSWMSSRENESKSHGNKSNDAKGHDKGHASSSNNTNFSKLLEGVVFVLSGFVNPERSTLRSQALAMGAEYLPDWNSNCTLLVCAFQNTPKFRQVEADCGTIISKEWILECYAQKKLVDIDPYLMHAGKPWRRSSISHETSEGVLAEKQGSSLTKSYKKVEETQSKTTFGPSKPEPQEIKQVAGEGILTCLQDAIDCLAQKQDVQQITEQWSFIPRVVKELAIFDGSNHGSLTKEDLLREAKVCKQIYEDELSRINSGSLKRKRPKTDGGEEGNKGETKVIFASGYDSDETIKMTEEEIELAYKNFNSGTL
- the LOC107949576 gene encoding DNA-repair protein XRCC1 isoform X5, with the protein product MSDSKTSQGGGAGKTQTRNLPSWMSSRENESKSHGNKSNDAKGHDKGHASSSNNTNFSKLLEGVVFVLSGFVNPERSTLRSQALAMGAEYLPDWNSNCTLLVCAFQNTPKFRQVEADCGTIISKEWILECYAQKKLVDIDPYLMHAGKPWRRSSISHETSEGVLAEKQGSSLTKSYKKVEETQSKTTFGPSKNKVSQLAQDRFSPPKVKKWVMDDFNETISWLESQEEKPEPQEIKQVAGEGILTCLQDAIDCLAQKQFRMCSKLPSSGASSLVWSRSLPSLMAVTMAHSPRKIF
- the LOC107949576 gene encoding DNA-repair protein XRCC1 isoform X4, translated to MSDSKTSQGGGAGKTQTRNLPSWMSSRENESKSHGNKSNDAKGHDKGHASSSNNTNFSKLLEGVVFVLSGFVNPERSTLRSQALAMGAEYLPDWNSNCTLLVCAFQNTPKFRQVEADCGTIISKEWILECYAQKKLVDIDPYLMHAGKPWRRSSISHETSEEKQGSSLTKSYKKVEETQSKTTFGPSKPEPQEIKQVAGEGILTCLQDAIDCLAQKQDVQQITEQWSFIPRVVKELAIFDGSNHGSLTKEDLLREAKVCKQIYEDELSRINSGSLKRKRPKTDGGEEGNKGETKVIFASGYDSDETIKMTEEEIELAYKNFNSGTL
- the LOC107949576 gene encoding DNA-repair protein XRCC1 isoform X2 gives rise to the protein MSDSKTSQGGGAGKTQTRNLPSWMSSRENESKSHGNKSNDAKGHDKGHASSSNNTNFSKLLEGVVFVLSGFVNPERSTLRSQALAMGAEYLPDWNSNCTLLVCAFQNTPKFRQVEADCGTIISKEWILECYAQKKLVDIDPYLMHAGKPWRRSSISHETSEEKQGSSLTKSYKKVEETQSKTTFGPSKNKVSQLAQDRFSPPKVKKWVMDDFNETISWLESQEEKPEPQEIKQVAGEGILTCLQDAIDCLAQKQDVQQITEQWSFIPRVVKELAIFDGSNHGSLTKEDLLREAKVCKQIYEDELSRINSGSLKRKRPKTDGGEEGNKGETKVIFASGYDSDETIKMTEEEIELAYKNFNSGTL
- the LOC107949576 gene encoding DNA-repair protein XRCC1 isoform X1, with the protein product MSDSKTSQGGGAGKTQTRNLPSWMSSRENESKSHGNKSNDAKGHDKGHASSSNNTNFSKLLEGVVFVLSGFVNPERSTLRSQALAMGAEYLPDWNSNCTLLVCAFQNTPKFRQVEADCGTIISKEWILECYAQKKLVDIDPYLMHAGKPWRRSSISHETSEGVLAEKQGSSLTKSYKKVEETQSKTTFGPSKNKVSQLAQDRFSPPKVKKWVMDDFNETISWLESQEEKPEPQEIKQVAGEGILTCLQDAIDCLAQKQDVQQITEQWSFIPRVVKELAIFDGSNHGSLTKEDLLREAKVCKQIYEDELSRINSGSLKRKRPKTDGGEEGNKGETKVIFASGYDSDETIKMTEEEIELAYKNFNSGTL